A window of the Rhizobium brockwellii genome harbors these coding sequences:
- a CDS encoding putative DNA modification/repair radical SAM protein, translated as MKKSLTERLAILSDAAKYDASCASSGTVKRDSQASGGLGSTEGSGICHAYAPDGRCISLLKILLTNFCIYDCAYCVNRSSSNVERARFTPEEVIWLTLEFYRRNYIEGLFLSSGIIRSSDYTMEEMVRIVRELRVTHNFRGYIHLKSIPEASPRLIEEAGLHADRLSLNIELPTDHGITRFAPEKKPANIRRSMGDLRLKIEAAGEPTLRTKKRQRFVPAGQSTQMIVGADGANDATILATSGRLYSSYGLKRVYYSAFSPIPDSSKNLPLIKPPLMREHRLYQADWLYRFYGFGIDEITANQAGGMLDLSLDPKLAWALANRAEFPVDINRAERERLLRVPGLGTKTVRAIVSARRFRRLRLDDLSRLGISMKKVQSFISAEGWSPRRLIERPDLRAMFEPQPEQLSLL; from the coding sequence ATGAAGAAATCGCTCACAGAACGCTTGGCCATCCTTTCCGATGCTGCGAAATATGACGCTTCCTGCGCTTCCAGCGGCACGGTGAAACGTGATTCCCAGGCAAGTGGCGGGCTCGGTTCGACCGAAGGATCCGGCATCTGTCATGCCTATGCCCCGGACGGACGGTGCATTTCGCTTTTGAAAATACTGCTGACCAATTTCTGCATCTACGACTGCGCCTATTGCGTCAATCGCTCGTCGAGCAATGTCGAACGGGCGCGCTTTACGCCCGAGGAGGTCATCTGGCTGACGCTGGAATTTTACCGCCGCAACTATATCGAAGGCCTGTTTCTTTCCTCGGGTATTATTCGATCGTCTGATTACACGATGGAAGAGATGGTCCGCATCGTCCGCGAACTGCGTGTGACCCATAATTTCCGGGGCTATATCCATCTGAAATCGATCCCTGAGGCGTCGCCGCGTCTGATCGAGGAGGCGGGGCTTCATGCCGACAGGCTGTCGCTGAATATCGAGTTGCCGACGGATCACGGCATAACGCGCTTCGCGCCGGAAAAGAAGCCTGCCAATATCCGGCGATCGATGGGAGATCTGAGGCTGAAGATCGAGGCCGCCGGCGAACCGACGTTGCGGACGAAGAAGCGTCAGCGTTTCGTGCCGGCCGGCCAAAGCACGCAGATGATCGTCGGCGCCGATGGGGCGAACGATGCGACGATCCTTGCGACCAGCGGCCGGCTCTACAGCAGCTACGGGCTGAAGCGCGTCTATTATTCCGCTTTCAGCCCAATCCCGGATTCATCGAAAAACCTGCCGCTGATCAAGCCGCCGCTGATGCGCGAGCACCGGCTTTATCAGGCCGATTGGCTCTATCGATTCTACGGTTTCGGCATCGACGAGATCACCGCGAACCAGGCGGGCGGCATGCTCGATCTCAGCCTCGACCCCAAACTTGCCTGGGCGCTCGCCAACCGGGCGGAATTCCCCGTCGATATCAACAGGGCCGAGCGTGAACGGTTGTTGCGCGTGCCCGGTCTCGGCACCAAGACAGTCAGAGCGATCGTTTCGGCCCGACGTTTTCGCCGGTTGCGGTTGGACGATCTTTCGCGGCTCGGCATTTCGATGAAGAAGGTTCAGTCCTTTATCTCGGCGGAAGGCTGGTCGCCGCGCCGATTGATCGAGCGCCCCGACCTTCGCGCCATGTTCGAACCGCAACCTGAACAATTGTCGTTGCTGTGA
- the greA gene encoding transcription elongation factor GreA has protein sequence MVEKVPMTQGGFVKLQEELRWRQQTERPRIIEAIAEARAHGDLSENAEYHAAKEAQSHNEGRISELEDLTARAEVIDLTKMSGDKIKFGAKVKLMDEDTDEEKTYQIVGDQEADVKAGRISISSPIARALIGKEVGDSIEVNAPGGSKAYEILQVSWG, from the coding sequence ATGGTTGAAAAGGTACCGATGACACAGGGTGGTTTCGTCAAGCTGCAGGAAGAGCTGCGCTGGCGTCAACAGACGGAGCGTCCCCGAATCATCGAGGCGATTGCCGAAGCCCGTGCTCATGGCGACCTTTCGGAAAATGCCGAATATCACGCCGCCAAGGAAGCCCAGAGCCACAATGAAGGCCGCATCAGCGAGCTGGAAGACCTGACGGCGCGCGCCGAGGTCATCGACCTCACCAAGATGTCGGGCGACAAGATCAAGTTCGGCGCCAAGGTGAAGCTCATGGATGAGGACACCGACGAAGAAAAAACCTATCAAATCGTCGGCGACCAGGAAGCCGACGTCAAGGCTGGCCGCATCTCCATCTCCTCGCCGATCGCCCGCGCGCTGATCGGCAAGGAGGTCGGCGATTCCATCGAGGTCAACGCACCGGGCGGGTCCAAGGCCTACGAGATCCTCCAGGTTTCCTGGGGCTGA
- a CDS encoding UdgX family uracil-DNA binding protein (This protein belongs to the uracil DNA glycosylase superfamily, members of which act in excision repair of DNA. However, it belongs more specifically to UdgX branch, whose founding member was found to bind uracil in DNA (where it does not belong), without cleaving it, appears to promote DNA repair by a pathway involving RecA, rather than base excision.) — MRRVVLAGRGELAEWRDAARAFAVAGILPEEIDWREKGEEADLAFQRDAMPPAPVMARKPMTVPPAFIELAETVLCHFDPARFSLLYRLLWRLQLDRQLLEVASDEDVARARLMAKNVRRDAHKMTAFVRFKEIDAVSAGRRKFLAWFEPDHHIVRRTAPFFQRRFTDMDWLIATPKGSAAWDGERLTMSDEPCEKPNLTDATDDLWRTYYASIFNPARLKLKAMQAEMPKKYWKNLPEADLIPGLIASAESKVRAMAAREATQSLPFHDRLQEAARSIPAEPEAPAGTLEALGSEAAACTRCPLHAKATQTVFGEGPRDAEVMFVGEQPGDQEDISGRPFVGPAGRLLDQVITEAGIDRSTLYVTNAVKHFKYEPRGKRRIHQKPNMGEVKHCRWWLNLEMALIKPKLVVAMGATALAALTDAKQRLQDVRGKAIAIDEQRTLFVTVHPSYLLRIPDERLKAEELARFREDMLTIHRLILKAA; from the coding sequence ATGCGCCGGGTCGTGCTTGCAGGACGCGGGGAGCTTGCCGAATGGCGTGACGCCGCGCGCGCTTTCGCAGTCGCTGGCATCCTGCCGGAAGAGATCGATTGGCGCGAAAAGGGCGAGGAGGCGGACCTTGCGTTTCAACGCGACGCCATGCCGCCGGCGCCTGTCATGGCACGCAAGCCGATGACGGTGCCGCCCGCCTTCATCGAACTCGCGGAGACAGTTCTCTGCCATTTTGACCCGGCGCGTTTTTCCCTGCTTTACCGCCTGCTCTGGCGGCTACAACTGGACCGGCAATTACTTGAAGTGGCTTCCGACGAGGACGTCGCCCGTGCCAGGCTGATGGCGAAAAACGTTCGACGCGACGCGCATAAGATGACGGCCTTCGTCCGCTTCAAAGAGATCGATGCGGTATCGGCGGGCCGTCGAAAATTCCTCGCCTGGTTCGAGCCAGATCACCATATCGTCAGGCGCACAGCGCCCTTCTTCCAACGGCGCTTCACCGACATGGACTGGCTGATCGCGACGCCCAAGGGATCGGCCGCGTGGGACGGCGAGCGGCTGACGATGAGCGACGAACCGTGTGAAAAACCCAATCTCACAGATGCTACCGATGACCTCTGGCGCACTTACTACGCCAGCATTTTCAATCCGGCGCGGTTGAAGTTGAAGGCGATGCAAGCGGAGATGCCGAAAAAATACTGGAAGAACCTGCCGGAAGCCGATCTCATCCCTGGGCTAATTGCATCGGCGGAGAGCAAGGTGCGGGCCATGGCCGCCCGGGAGGCGACCCAATCGTTGCCCTTTCACGATCGCCTGCAGGAAGCCGCGCGCAGCATTCCAGCTGAACCCGAAGCGCCGGCGGGCACGCTGGAAGCGCTGGGCTCGGAAGCTGCCGCCTGCACCCGCTGTCCGCTTCATGCGAAGGCGACGCAAACCGTATTCGGGGAGGGGCCGCGCGATGCCGAGGTGATGTTCGTCGGTGAACAACCGGGCGACCAGGAGGATATATCAGGGCGGCCCTTCGTCGGTCCCGCCGGCAGGCTTCTCGATCAAGTGATCACTGAAGCGGGCATCGACCGCTCAACGCTTTACGTCACCAATGCCGTCAAGCATTTCAAATATGAGCCGCGTGGCAAGCGTCGCATCCATCAGAAGCCCAATATGGGCGAGGTGAAGCATTGCCGCTGGTGGCTCAATCTGGAGATGGCGCTGATCAAACCGAAGCTGGTGGTTGCTATGGGGGCGACGGCGCTTGCGGCGCTGACCGATGCGAAACAGCGGCTGCAGGATGTCAGGGGGAAAGCGATCGCGATCGACGAGCAGCGAACGCTCTTCGTGACGGTGCATCCATCCTATCTGCTGCGTATTCCCGACGAGCGGCTGAAAGCGGAGGAACTGGCACGATTTCGCGAAGATATGCTGACAATTCACCGCCTTATTCTGAAGGCTGCATAA
- a CDS encoding glycosyltransferase family 4 protein, whose translation MLDIRDVEIIAPNFKRRLSGVTSTIVQLIPCQIRLGIKIATLGPGLPEDLPKLKWRQLLGLCRPPAHRRQRVWHARRNNEMAVGILLRHLTRMPLKLLFTSAAQRRHTAYTKWLIRRMDAVIATSDRSGSFLEVPHTVIQHGVDLALFHPPETAEDGIAATGLPGRYLVGCFGRVRHQKGTDLFVKSMIELLPRHPEWTAVVAGRVTAEHVAFADKLKADVAAAGLNDRILFLGEVPDIKVWYRRLTLYVAPSRNEGFGLTPLEAMASRTAVVASDAGAYAELIVTGETGSVVAAGDGEALTRAIAPYIADPALAVAHGENALRHVRANFALEKEASAIGAVYNSLLGDNRS comes from the coding sequence TTGCTGGATATTCGTGACGTCGAGATCATCGCGCCCAATTTCAAGCGCCGGCTCTCCGGCGTCACGTCGACGATCGTCCAGCTCATCCCGTGCCAGATCCGGCTCGGCATCAAGATCGCGACACTCGGCCCCGGCCTGCCCGAGGACCTGCCGAAACTGAAGTGGCGGCAGCTCCTCGGCCTCTGCCGCCCGCCAGCGCATCGCCGCCAGCGGGTCTGGCACGCGCGCCGCAACAACGAGATGGCCGTCGGCATCCTGCTTCGCCATCTCACGCGCATGCCGCTGAAGCTTCTCTTCACCTCGGCCGCGCAACGCCGGCACACCGCCTATACGAAATGGCTGATCCGTCGCATGGACGCTGTCATCGCGACCAGCGATCGATCCGGCTCGTTCCTGGAGGTGCCGCACACGGTCATCCAGCACGGCGTCGACCTCGCCTTGTTCCATCCGCCGGAGACCGCCGAGGACGGCATCGCCGCCACCGGCCTGCCCGGCCGCTATCTCGTCGGCTGTTTCGGCCGCGTGCGCCATCAGAAGGGCACCGACCTTTTCGTCAAGTCGATGATCGAACTGCTGCCGCGGCATCCCGAATGGACGGCGGTCGTCGCCGGCCGCGTGACGGCGGAGCACGTGGCATTCGCAGACAAACTCAAGGCGGATGTCGCCGCCGCCGGGCTGAACGACCGTATCCTCTTCCTCGGCGAAGTGCCTGACATCAAGGTCTGGTATCGCCGCCTGACGCTTTACGTCGCCCCCTCTCGCAACGAAGGCTTCGGCCTGACGCCGCTCGAAGCCATGGCCTCGCGGACCGCGGTGGTGGCATCGGACGCCGGCGCCTATGCCGAACTCATCGTCACGGGCGAGACGGGCTCGGTCGTCGCCGCCGGCGATGGCGAGGCGCTGACGCGGGCAATCGCGCCCTATATCGCCGATCCCGCTCTGGCAGTCGCCCATGGCGAGAATGCGCTGCGGCATGTCAGGGCGAATTTCGCGCTGGAGAAGGAAGCAAGTGCGATCGGCGCCGTTTACAACAGCCTTCTCGGCGACAATCGCAGCTGA
- a CDS encoding dicarboxylate/amino acid:cation symporter, translated as MIAAPLDAVAGSKGKKPFYSHLYVQVLVAIAAGILLGHFYPEFGTQLKPLGDAFIKLVKMIIAPVIFLTVATGIAGMSDLQKVGRVAGKAMLYFLTFSTLALIIGLIVANVVQPGAGMNIDPASLDPAAVAGYAAKAHEQSIVGFLTNIIPTTIVGAFADGDILQVLFFSVLFGIALAMVGEKSEPVVNFLNALTAPVFKLVAILMKAAPIGAFGAMAFTIGKYGVGSIANLAMLIGTFYLTSLLFVLVVLGAVARYNGFSIVALLRYIKEELLLVLGTSSSEAALPGLMNKMEKAGCKRSVVGLVIPTGYSFNLDGTNIYMTLAALFIAQATGIHLSWGDQILLLLVAMLSSKGAAGITGAGFITLAATLSVVPSVPVAGMALILGIDRFMSECRALTNLVGNAVATIVVARWENELDTAQLAAALGGQTGEDTSAAGLQPAE; from the coding sequence ATGATCGCAGCACCACTCGATGCAGTCGCAGGCAGCAAGGGCAAGAAGCCCTTTTATAGCCATCTTTACGTTCAGGTTCTCGTGGCCATCGCTGCGGGTATCCTTCTCGGCCATTTCTATCCCGAATTCGGCACCCAGCTGAAGCCGCTCGGCGATGCCTTCATCAAGCTCGTCAAGATGATCATCGCACCGGTCATCTTCCTGACGGTTGCGACCGGCATTGCCGGCATGAGCGACCTGCAGAAGGTCGGCCGCGTCGCCGGTAAGGCGATGCTTTACTTCCTGACATTCTCGACATTGGCGCTCATCATTGGCCTGATCGTCGCCAATGTCGTCCAGCCCGGCGCCGGCATGAACATCGATCCTGCCTCGCTGGATCCGGCCGCCGTCGCCGGCTACGCTGCAAAGGCGCATGAGCAGAGCATCGTCGGTTTCCTGACCAACATCATCCCGACCACGATCGTCGGTGCCTTTGCCGATGGCGATATTCTGCAGGTGCTGTTCTTCTCGGTGCTCTTCGGCATCGCGCTCGCCATGGTCGGCGAAAAGAGCGAACCGGTCGTCAATTTCCTCAATGCCCTGACGGCGCCCGTGTTCAAGCTCGTCGCCATCCTGATGAAGGCTGCCCCCATCGGTGCCTTCGGCGCCATGGCATTCACCATCGGCAAGTACGGCGTCGGATCGATTGCCAATCTCGCCATGCTGATCGGCACCTTCTACCTCACCTCTCTGCTCTTCGTCCTCGTCGTTCTCGGCGCCGTCGCCCGTTACAACGGCTTCTCGATCGTGGCGCTGCTGCGCTACATCAAGGAAGAACTGCTGTTGGTCCTCGGCACCTCGTCTTCGGAGGCCGCACTTCCGGGGCTGATGAACAAGATGGAAAAGGCCGGCTGCAAGCGCTCGGTCGTCGGCCTCGTCATTCCGACAGGCTATTCCTTCAATCTCGACGGCACCAACATCTACATGACGCTGGCGGCCCTGTTCATTGCCCAGGCAACCGGCATCCATCTCTCCTGGGGTGACCAGATCCTGCTGCTCTTGGTGGCGATGCTGAGCTCCAAGGGTGCCGCAGGCATCACCGGCGCGGGCTTCATCACGCTTGCCGCAACGCTCTCCGTCGTTCCCTCCGTGCCGGTCGCCGGCATGGCGCTCATCCTCGGCATCGACCGCTTCATGTCGGAATGCCGGGCGCTGACCAACCTCGTCGGCAATGCGGTTGCGACGATCGTCGTGGCACGTTGGGAAAATGAGCTGGATACGGCACAGCTTGCTGCGGCACTGGGCGGCCAGACCGGAGAGGATACTTCGGCTGCGGGGCTGCAGCCGGCCGAATAG